One Clostridia bacterium DNA segment encodes these proteins:
- the spoIIID gene encoding sporulation transcriptional regulator SpoIIID: MKGYIEERVLELANYIIEKKTTVRAAAKKYGISKSTVHKDVTERLLQIQPALAENVKMVLEENKAERHIRGGQATKAKYQGGI; the protein is encoded by the coding sequence TTGAAGGGGTATATAGAAGAAAGAGTGTTAGAACTTGCTAACTATATTATTGAGAAGAAAACAACTGTAAGGGCAGCCGCAAAAAAGTATGGTATCAGCAAAAGCACAGTACACAAGGATGTAACTGAAAGATTACTCCAGATCCAGCCTGCATTAGCTGAAAATGTAAAAATGGTCCTTGAAGAAAACAAGGCAGAAAGGCATATAAGGGGAGGGCAAGCAACCAAAGCTAAATATCAGGGTGGAATCTGA
- a CDS encoding rod shape-determining protein, with product MIYINRSKGRCILLGFGQDIGIDLGTATVLVYIKGKGIVLREPSVVAIDKNTNKLLAVGEEARRMLGRTPGNIVAIRPLREGVISDYDITERMLKYFINKVCGNRVFKLFKPRIMVCVPSGVTEVEKRAVIDAAMQAGARKTYLIEEPISAAIGAGIDISKACGSMVVDIGGGTTDIAVISLGGTVVSSSIKVAGDKFDEAIVRYMRKKHNIMIGERTAEELKINIGTVYPRVQEVSMDIRGRNLISGLPKTITITSTEIMEALEEPISSVVEAVHSVLERTPPELAADISDRGIVMTGGGSLIYGLDKLLQEKTGINVIIADDAISCVALGTGKALDNIEVIEQNATIENRSNKR from the coding sequence ATGATATACATAAATCGGTCAAAAGGGAGATGTATTCTGTTGGGCTTCGGACAAGATATCGGTATAGACCTTGGAACTGCCACAGTTCTTGTTTATATAAAGGGGAAGGGTATAGTATTAAGAGAACCTTCCGTTGTGGCTATTGATAAGAATACAAACAAGCTCCTTGCAGTAGGCGAGGAAGCCAGGAGAATGCTCGGTAGGACACCGGGTAACATTGTTGCTATCAGGCCTTTGAGAGAAGGCGTTATTTCTGATTATGATATAACTGAGAGAATGTTAAAATATTTTATTAATAAGGTTTGCGGAAACAGGGTATTCAAACTTTTTAAACCCAGAATCATGGTTTGCGTTCCCAGTGGTGTAACTGAAGTGGAAAAGAGGGCCGTAATTGATGCAGCCATGCAGGCAGGGGCAAGAAAAACCTACCTCATTGAAGAACCGATATCAGCTGCAATAGGTGCAGGAATAGATATCTCCAAAGCATGTGGTAGTATGGTTGTAGATATAGGCGGCGGTACGACGGATATAGCTGTTATCTCACTTGGAGGCACTGTTGTCAGCTCTTCGATAAAAGTTGCAGGGGATAAGTTTGATGAAGCTATAGTAAGATATATGCGTAAAAAGCATAATATTATGATCGGAGAACGTACGGCTGAAGAGCTGAAAATCAATATTGGTACAGTTTATCCGAGAGTTCAGGAAGTTTCTATGGACATAAGGGGAAGAAATCTTATATCGGGATTACCAAAGACTATTACAATAACATCAACTGAAATAATGGAAGCGCTTGAAGAACCTATCTCTAGTGTTGTAGAGGCAGTACATTCGGTATTGGAGAGGACTCCTCCCGAGCTCGCTGCCGATATAAGCGATAGGGGAATAGTGATGACGGGCGGCGGTAGTCTTATATATGGGCTGGACAAGCTCCTGCAGGAGAAAACAGGGATTAATGTTATCATTGCCGATGATGCAATATCATGCGTGGCTTTAGGTACAGGTAAGGCGCTTGACAATATTGAAGTTATCGAGCAAAATGCAACAATTGAAAACAGAAGCAATAAAAGATAA
- a CDS encoding DMT family transporter, with the protein MDRLNGNLYLICAFSLAGTSVISARFVTEKLGTFTVTAVSLFFALVFLVPLCGKQLARYIRLMSFRNFLFLLLQALCGIFLFRMFLLSGLYYTSAGEAGILTGATPAITALLAMIVLREPVNSRKLTGILCTVGGILIIQGVLTPGNGLSLKHIGGNMLVLCAAACESAFNTLSRISAIKAAADLKEPSSPIAQTAIVSAIALILCLIPAPFEHPLKELSGIGLMEWTALLWYGVFVTALAFICWYSGIKRCGAFTAAAFSGMMPFTSMLLSTVVLGESAGYQHWLGGFLVIVGMILIGTEGIDASSPSKNIESGEKEQVKE; encoded by the coding sequence ATGGATCGTTTGAATGGGAACTTATATTTGATTTGCGCTTTTTCGCTGGCAGGAACCAGCGTCATATCGGCCAGATTCGTTACGGAAAAGCTCGGAACGTTTACAGTTACGGCAGTAAGCCTGTTTTTCGCGCTCGTGTTTTTGGTCCCATTATGCGGTAAACAACTTGCCCGCTATATTCGGTTAATGTCATTTCGCAATTTTCTTTTTTTGTTACTTCAGGCCTTATGCGGTATTTTTCTGTTCCGTATGTTTTTACTAAGCGGCCTTTATTATACCAGTGCTGGAGAAGCGGGCATACTCACAGGCGCAACGCCTGCCATAACAGCACTTCTTGCTATGATTGTATTAAGGGAGCCGGTCAACAGCAGAAAACTAACCGGAATACTCTGTACTGTAGGAGGCATCTTGATCATTCAAGGCGTATTAACGCCGGGAAACGGTTTATCCTTGAAACACATCGGCGGGAATATGCTCGTACTTTGTGCAGCGGCTTGTGAGTCCGCCTTCAACACACTGTCACGCATTTCTGCCATCAAGGCTGCGGCGGACTTGAAAGAACCTTCAAGTCCTATTGCTCAAACCGCAATTGTATCGGCAATTGCTCTGATTCTATGCCTTATCCCTGCACCGTTTGAGCATCCTTTGAAGGAACTTTCAGGAATCGGCCTTATGGAATGGACGGCTCTTCTTTGGTACGGTGTATTTGTAACAGCTCTGGCATTTATCTGTTGGTACTCTGGAATAAAGCGATGCGGCGCGTTCACAGCTGCGGCTTTTTCGGGCATGATGCCGTTTACTTCCATGCTACTATCGACTGTAGTATTGGGCGAAAGCGCCGGTTACCAGCACTGGTTGGGTGGTTTTCTTGTAATCGTCGGTATGATCCTTATCGGTACTGAAGGCATTGATGCCTCATCTCCATCAAAGAATATTGAAAGCGGCGAAAAGGAACAGGTAAAGGAATAG
- a CDS encoding flagellar hook-basal body protein, producing the protein MIRGLYTSGWSMLANSKKMDVISNNLANVSTNGYKRDLVVFESFPDVLARRLNDTRSPLNPSGKVGSMELGSDIGEIFTNYKQGQLTKSGSNLDIAFHGTDTAFFSIGIPGENGGMKEYYTRDGAFVLNADRQLVTKDGYPVLGQNGIITLDSENFSVSSDGSIFQNGELVDKLKIKDFKDTTALRKYGSNLLSAEGDVQEQPFSGVVAQGFIEQSNVNIIREMVDMIAVTRSYESSQKLLQAQDSTLEKAVNEVGAVR; encoded by the coding sequence ATGATAAGAGGCTTATACACTTCAGGATGGAGCATGCTTGCAAACAGTAAAAAGATGGATGTCATATCCAATAATCTTGCCAATGTCAGTACAAATGGCTACAAGCGTGATCTTGTAGTATTTGAAAGCTTTCCTGATGTACTTGCAAGAAGGTTGAATGATACAAGAAGTCCCCTGAATCCCTCCGGGAAAGTGGGAAGCATGGAACTTGGAAGTGATATAGGTGAGATATTCACTAACTATAAACAAGGGCAGCTCACAAAAAGCGGCAGTAATCTTGATATTGCTTTTCATGGAACCGATACGGCGTTTTTTTCAATAGGTATTCCTGGTGAAAATGGTGGAATGAAGGAATATTATACAAGGGACGGGGCATTTGTCTTAAATGCTGACAGACAACTTGTAACAAAAGACGGGTATCCGGTTTTAGGACAGAATGGCATTATCACCCTGGACAGTGAAAATTTTTCTGTAAGTTCCGACGGCTCCATTTTCCAGAATGGGGAGTTGGTCGACAAGCTAAAAATAAAAGATTTTAAAGATACGACAGCACTAAGGAAATACGGTTCAAACCTCCTGTCAGCAGAAGGCGACGTACAAGAACAGCCTTTTTCCGGAGTCGTGGCTCAGGGATTCATTGAACAGTCAAATGTAAACATCATAAGAGAGATGGTAGACATGATAGCTGTTACAAGATCTTATGAATCCAGCCAGAAATTGCTTCAGGCACAGGATAGCACACTGGAGAAGGCGGTAAATGAAGTAGGAGCAGTAAGATAA
- a CDS encoding MerR family transcriptional regulator, whose translation MLINETCKVTNLTKKAIEYYTEQKLVFPTVLENGYRDFSADDIDRLKKISVFRRLGLSTEEVKAVLADETGGTLQKLSVQKDLRVQKEQAKKVVLDKLSRSKNYAEISMDLKAIEQSATVTEKLLDAFPGYYGRFICLHFARFLNEPMITVEQQSAYREIIEFLDNVRTLSFPEDLQAFLIEGTKHIGVKDINEMIESVKQSIEKPDKFLSENKEILEHYIAFRQSDEYKNSPIYKIQALLKEFNKTSGYYDKFIPAMKKLSVSYADYYKQMELANEKLLILYPEIE comes from the coding sequence ATGTTAATTAATGAAACCTGCAAAGTAACAAATTTAACAAAAAAAGCAATTGAGTATTATACAGAACAAAAATTAGTTTTCCCTACTGTTTTAGAAAATGGGTACCGGGATTTTAGTGCAGACGATATTGACCGATTAAAAAAGATTTCCGTTTTTCGGAGACTTGGACTTAGCACAGAAGAAGTTAAAGCAGTGTTAGCCGATGAAACTGGTGGTACGCTTCAAAAATTATCAGTTCAAAAAGATTTGAGAGTCCAAAAAGAACAGGCAAAGAAAGTTGTTTTAGATAAGCTTAGTCGCAGTAAAAACTATGCTGAAATAAGTATGGATTTGAAAGCAATAGAGCAAAGTGCGACAGTTACCGAAAAGCTCTTAGATGCTTTTCCAGGGTATTATGGCAGATTCATATGCCTTCATTTTGCTCGTTTTTTAAATGAACCGATGATAACGGTTGAGCAGCAATCAGCATATAGGGAAATCATAGAGTTTTTAGATAATGTACGTACACTTAGTTTTCCTGAAGATTTGCAGGCTTTTTTGATTGAAGGTACAAAACACATTGGTGTAAAGGATATTAACGAGATGATAGAAAGCGTAAAGCAATCTATTGAAAAGCCGGATAAATTTTTATCGGAAAACAAGGAGATTTTAGAGCATTACATAGCATTTAGACAATCAGATGAATACAAGAATTCCCCAATATATAAAATACAAGCTTTGCTGAAAGAGTTTAACAAGACTAGTGGTTACTACGATAAATTCATACCAGCAATGAAGAAATTAAGTGTTTCATATGCAGATTATTATAAGCAAATGGAACTTGCGAATGAAAAACTTCTTATCCTATATCCTGAGATAGAATAA
- a CDS encoding M23 family metallopeptidase: protein MNERKLFPEKKTSKKGILEFLDKKGFYIVLILCIAIVGVAAVLLSTNTITSQGTDSDTQIIPHAYDSGEKAVEGDKTTSPKVDQSAITSPAASSEPKAVTGADNKSTTAVAGSTIALNESKKEGKPQQNKAAQTGKKLVSAKKDSSSEKFIMPVFGDVTFEYAQDKLVYSKTLEDWRTHDGVDLAADRGAPVKAVADGVISEIKGDPRYGIMVYIDHGNGTKTVYANLASDEMVTPNQKVKQGDVIGAVGSTAAFESSERSHLHFEVWKNNKLVDPKTYLPEK, encoded by the coding sequence GTGAACGAAAGAAAATTATTTCCAGAGAAAAAAACATCTAAGAAAGGAATTTTAGAATTCCTGGATAAAAAAGGATTCTATATTGTTTTGATTTTATGCATTGCAATTGTTGGAGTAGCAGCAGTACTTCTGTCAACAAATACTATAACCTCGCAAGGTACGGATTCAGATACCCAGATTATCCCACATGCATACGATAGCGGCGAAAAAGCTGTTGAAGGGGATAAGACAACCTCTCCAAAAGTTGATCAATCTGCAATAACCAGCCCTGCTGCATCATCAGAGCCAAAGGCTGTCACAGGTGCGGATAATAAAAGCACAACTGCTGTTGCCGGCAGTACGATTGCACTAAATGAAAGTAAAAAGGAAGGAAAGCCGCAGCAGAATAAAGCTGCTCAGACGGGGAAAAAACTGGTCTCCGCTAAAAAAGACAGTTCATCTGAAAAATTTATAATGCCTGTATTTGGGGATGTTACATTTGAGTATGCTCAGGATAAGCTGGTATATTCAAAAACCTTGGAAGATTGGCGTACTCATGACGGTGTTGACCTGGCTGCTGATAGGGGCGCTCCTGTAAAAGCAGTTGCAGATGGTGTTATTAGTGAAATAAAAGGTGATCCGCGGTACGGTATAATGGTATATATAGATCATGGGAATGGAACAAAGACAGTGTATGCAAACCTTGCAAGTGATGAGATGGTAACGCCAAATCAAAAAGTAAAGCAGGGAGATGTGATAGGAGCAGTCGGAAGTACAGCCGCCTTTGAATCCTCAGAGCGCTCGCATTTGCACTTTGAAGTATGGAAGAATAATAAGCTGGTTGACCCGAAAACATATTTGCCTGAAAAATAG
- a CDS encoding PLP-dependent aminotransferase family protein, protein MLGIELNRKSELQLWRQIYQYLKELMISGQLKAGEVLPSTRELAKELNVSRNTVCEAYDLLIAEGFLISRQGAYTRVSDGLCIEPVEPALSPKIKSEAVRSISVSFRTGRPDLRQFPRFLWQKLLHKASEELTLEAFGYTGPQGLPDLREEIATWLFRSRGLKVASDDIFITAGATHGLHLVADLLCGDGQKILMEDPCHIGMLGTFINKGCSIVPIPVDAEGMQTDYLSKCGSTGPIYVTPSHQFPLGGILPASRRAVLIRFARENDLYIIEDDYDSEFRYIGEPIAPLYTLDPQRVIYVGTFSKAVFPALRIGYVILPYQLQARWCDLRTHTDVQNSPFEQAALADFLKTRKFDRHVQKMRKTYGLRRQVLLESLEEAFGNEWIAYGDSAGLHVAIDFPKMIFDEAFISNCLKNGIYITPVESHCIEKGRHQSKLLIGYGHLEPDVIKKGVLLLSDLLKTKYLS, encoded by the coding sequence ATGTTAGGAATTGAATTGAACCGGAAAAGTGAATTGCAGTTATGGCGCCAAATTTATCAGTATTTAAAGGAACTGATGATATCCGGACAGCTGAAAGCGGGAGAAGTTCTGCCGTCCACAAGGGAATTAGCAAAGGAACTGAATGTTTCCCGCAATACAGTTTGCGAGGCTTATGACTTGCTGATTGCAGAGGGCTTCCTTATAAGCCGTCAGGGAGCCTACACACGGGTCTCGGATGGTTTATGCATTGAACCTGTTGAACCGGCATTATCTCCTAAAATAAAAAGCGAGGCAGTTCGGTCAATTTCAGTAAGCTTTCGGACGGGCAGGCCCGACTTAAGGCAATTTCCTAGATTCCTTTGGCAGAAACTGCTGCATAAGGCTTCCGAGGAACTGACTCTTGAGGCTTTTGGTTATACCGGACCACAGGGATTGCCTGACCTTCGAGAGGAAATTGCGACTTGGTTGTTCAGAAGTCGGGGTCTTAAGGTTGCATCAGACGATATCTTTATTACTGCTGGCGCAACGCACGGGCTTCATCTTGTTGCAGATCTTCTGTGCGGGGACGGCCAAAAAATATTGATGGAGGATCCCTGTCATATCGGAATGCTTGGCACGTTTATAAATAAAGGCTGCTCCATTGTTCCTATACCGGTCGATGCCGAAGGGATGCAAACCGATTACCTGTCAAAGTGCGGAAGTACAGGCCCAATATATGTTACGCCTTCTCATCAGTTTCCCTTGGGAGGAATTCTTCCTGCATCACGCCGTGCTGTGCTGATCCGCTTTGCCAGAGAAAACGATCTTTATATTATCGAAGACGATTATGACAGCGAATTCCGATATATCGGCGAGCCCATTGCTCCGCTTTACACTTTGGATCCGCAACGTGTGATCTATGTTGGCACTTTCAGTAAAGCAGTTTTTCCAGCGCTGAGGATAGGCTATGTAATTTTGCCCTATCAGCTTCAAGCACGCTGGTGTGATCTGCGTACTCATACGGATGTACAAAATTCACCCTTTGAACAGGCTGCTTTGGCAGATTTCTTAAAGACACGTAAGTTTGACCGGCATGTCCAAAAGATGCGTAAAACTTATGGCTTGCGCCGACAGGTGTTGTTGGAGTCGCTGGAAGAAGCCTTTGGCAACGAGTGGATTGCTTATGGAGATTCCGCCGGGTTGCATGTCGCTATAGATTTTCCTAAAATGATATTTGACGAGGCGTTTATAAGTAATTGTCTGAAAAACGGAATATATATTACTCCTGTAGAAAGCCACTGCATAGAGAAAGGCAGGCATCAAAGCAAGCTGCTTATAGGGTATGGACATTTAGAACCTGATGTAATCAAAAAAGGTGTTTTACTATTATCTGATTTATTAAAAACTAAATATCTGAGTTGA
- the spoIID gene encoding stage II sporulation protein D — MKKLLYYSFLMTIVVVILPFLIVRGCSIENKETEEKNFPEIQQTGLKIKVYNSADDKVSEMPLEQYVKGVVAAEMPAEFGIEALKAQAVAARTYAVGRAKGLYKTEDKAHENADICTNSAHCQAWTDKKTAAKKWGILNTYRYWSKIERAVNETNGLILVYEDRIINPVFHANSGGKTENSEDVWEGKKEPYLRSVTSSGEVGAKDYRSELIITVDDFYDTLKKQYPELKVSKKNLPVNIKILGHTEGGRVRNLQIGNITVKGTSFRSLYGLKSANFEIEEKGKDTLKITVTGHGHGVGMSQWGADYLAKSGGNFEEILKYYYTGVELQKIGK, encoded by the coding sequence ATGAAGAAACTTTTATATTATTCTTTTTTAATGACAATAGTAGTTGTTATTTTACCCTTCTTGATAGTAAGAGGATGCAGTATAGAAAACAAGGAAACAGAAGAAAAAAATTTTCCTGAAATACAGCAGACAGGTCTTAAGATAAAAGTATACAACTCTGCGGATGATAAAGTATCTGAAATGCCGCTGGAGCAATATGTTAAGGGTGTAGTTGCTGCAGAAATGCCGGCGGAGTTTGGGATAGAAGCGCTAAAAGCACAGGCTGTGGCAGCCAGAACTTATGCTGTGGGAAGGGCGAAAGGTTTATACAAAACAGAGGATAAAGCACATGAGAATGCCGATATATGTACCAATTCCGCCCATTGTCAGGCATGGACTGATAAAAAAACGGCTGCAAAGAAATGGGGCATTCTTAACACTTACAGATACTGGTCGAAGATAGAGAGAGCAGTAAATGAAACTAACGGCTTGATTTTAGTTTATGAGGACAGGATCATAAATCCGGTGTTCCATGCCAATAGCGGGGGTAAAACCGAGAATTCAGAGGATGTGTGGGAGGGTAAGAAAGAACCTTATCTTCGCAGTGTAACAAGCAGTGGGGAGGTAGGGGCCAAGGACTATAGAAGTGAGCTGATTATAACTGTAGATGATTTCTATGATACGTTAAAGAAGCAGTATCCTGAATTAAAAGTAAGTAAAAAAAATCTGCCAGTCAATATAAAGATACTGGGACACACAGAAGGAGGCCGTGTCAGAAACCTGCAAATAGGAAACATAACTGTCAAAGGTACCAGTTTCAGGTCACTGTATGGTCTTAAATCAGCAAACTTTGAAATAGAAGAGAAAGGAAAAGATACTCTTAAAATTACAGTAACAGGGCATGGGCATGGAGTAGGCATGAGTCAATGGGGAGCCGATTATCTGGCAAAGTCCGGTGGAAATTTTGAAGAGATATTAAAATACTATTATACCGGAGTGGAATTGCAGAAGATCGGCAAATAA